The Eleutherodactylus coqui strain aEleCoq1 chromosome 13, aEleCoq1.hap1, whole genome shotgun sequence genome includes a window with the following:
- the LOC136588120 gene encoding oocyte zinc finger protein XlCOF8.4-like isoform X2, translated as MTSRPSSLCFWSRTEGTSHLIVPANYRPGLVIMEKEGRNVTKRILKITLEIIQLLTGETPCIFQRWSGTRSPVAVNDEKILELTNKIIELLTGEVPIRCEDATVYLSMEEWEYLEGHKDLYKDVMMEDHQTLISPDGSYDNSTVEGRLSPPCSQDGHEKLSDVPQEHEGAEAEGSINIKVEVKEGEETCMNNDDLCKKEEPPTYINMDGQYSSAEAWDPCLDLPQSCKTQDNIVTESPGRPTAPMVRHDPTEPPSDTSNHKEPLNTTGVLKPNVVRRNYKSYQCSECGKTFSHNADLIKHSRVHTGERPFLCIECGKCFTQKSALVYHQRIHTGERPFLCFDCGKCFAHKSILVNHRRVHTGEKPFPCSDCGKCFAYKSYLVDHQRTHTGVKPHHCMECRKCFTHKSDLNRHKRLHSGEKPFSCSVCGKRFIQRANLATHQKSHTEKLP; from the exons ATGACTTCACGCCCCAGCAGTCTGTGTTTCTGGAGCCGCAC AGAAGGCACATCACACTTGATTGTTCCTGCCAACTACAGACCCGGATTAGTCATAATGGAGAAAGAAGGACGAAATGTAACAAAGAGGATCTTAAAAATCACTCTAGAGATCATCcagctgctgaccggagag ACTCCCTGTATCTTCCAACGATGGAGTGGAACCCGAAGCCCCGTCGCAGTCAATGATGAGAAGATCCTAGAGCTCACCAACAAAATCATcgagctgctgaccggagag GTCCCCATAAGGTGTGAGGATGCCACCGTCTATCtgtccatggaggagtgggagtatctagaaggacacaaggatctctacaaggacgtcatgatggaggaccaccagaccCTCATATCTCCAG ATGGATCCTATGACAATAGTACAGTAGAAGGACGTCTTAGTCCTCCGTGTTCCCAAGATGGTCATGAGAAACTGTCCGATGTCCCACAGGAACATGAAGGAGCCGAG GCTGAAGGTTCGATTAATATTAAAGTTGAAgtaaaagaaggagaagaaaccTGTATGAACAATGATGACTTATGTAAGAAGGAAGAGCCTCCTACTTATATCAATATGGATGGACAATACAGCAGCGCTGAGGCGTGGGACCCATGTCTGGATCTACCTCAGTCCTGTAAAACCCAAGACAACATTGTGACAGAATCACCAGGACGCCCCACCGCTCCGATGGTGCGCCACGACCCTACAGAGCCTCCGTCTGACACCTCCAATCACAAGGAGCCTTTGAATACAACAGGCGTTCTTAAACCCAATGTAGTTAGAAGGAATTACAAAAGCTACCAGTGTAGTGAATGCGGCAAAACCTTCTCCCACAATGCCGACCTTATTAAGCACTCCCGAGTCCACACCGGGGAGAGGCCATTTTTATGCATTgagtgtggaaaatgttttacccagaaatcagcTCTTGTTTACCACCAGAGGATCCACACGGGGGAGAGACCTTTTCTATGTTTCGACTGTGGCAAATGCTTCGCGCATAAATCGATTCTTGTCAATCACCGTAGAgttcatacaggggagaagccgtttccGTGCTCCGATTGTGGTAAATGTTTTGCTTATAAATCCTATCTCGTTGACCACCAAAGAACCCACACCGGAGTGAAGCCTCATCACTGCATGGAGTGCAGAAAATGCTTCACTCACAAGTCAGATCTCAATAGACATAAGAGGCTCCACAGCGGAGAGAAGCCGTTCTCCTGCTCCGTATGTGGGAAACGGTTTATACAAAGAGCAAATCTTGCCACGCACCAAAAAAGTCACACTGAGAAGTTGCCGTAA
- the LOC136588120 gene encoding oocyte zinc finger protein XlCOF8.4-like isoform X1 — protein sequence MSTQHGHNSAAGPPPRQHEGTSHLIVPANYRPGLVIMEKEGRNVTKRILKITLEIIQLLTGETPCIFQRWSGTRSPVAVNDEKILELTNKIIELLTGEVPIRCEDATVYLSMEEWEYLEGHKDLYKDVMMEDHQTLISPDGSYDNSTVEGRLSPPCSQDGHEKLSDVPQEHEGAEAEGSINIKVEVKEGEETCMNNDDLCKKEEPPTYINMDGQYSSAEAWDPCLDLPQSCKTQDNIVTESPGRPTAPMVRHDPTEPPSDTSNHKEPLNTTGVLKPNVVRRNYKSYQCSECGKTFSHNADLIKHSRVHTGERPFLCIECGKCFTQKSALVYHQRIHTGERPFLCFDCGKCFAHKSILVNHRRVHTGEKPFPCSDCGKCFAYKSYLVDHQRTHTGVKPHHCMECRKCFTHKSDLNRHKRLHSGEKPFSCSVCGKRFIQRANLATHQKSHTEKLP from the exons ATGTCAACACAGCACGGCCACAACTCAGCCGCAGGGCCTCCGCCACGGCAACACG AAGGCACATCACACTTGATTGTTCCTGCCAACTACAGACCCGGATTAGTCATAATGGAGAAAGAAGGACGAAATGTAACAAAGAGGATCTTAAAAATCACTCTAGAGATCATCcagctgctgaccggagag ACTCCCTGTATCTTCCAACGATGGAGTGGAACCCGAAGCCCCGTCGCAGTCAATGATGAGAAGATCCTAGAGCTCACCAACAAAATCATcgagctgctgaccggagag GTCCCCATAAGGTGTGAGGATGCCACCGTCTATCtgtccatggaggagtgggagtatctagaaggacacaaggatctctacaaggacgtcatgatggaggaccaccagaccCTCATATCTCCAG ATGGATCCTATGACAATAGTACAGTAGAAGGACGTCTTAGTCCTCCGTGTTCCCAAGATGGTCATGAGAAACTGTCCGATGTCCCACAGGAACATGAAGGAGCCGAG GCTGAAGGTTCGATTAATATTAAAGTTGAAgtaaaagaaggagaagaaaccTGTATGAACAATGATGACTTATGTAAGAAGGAAGAGCCTCCTACTTATATCAATATGGATGGACAATACAGCAGCGCTGAGGCGTGGGACCCATGTCTGGATCTACCTCAGTCCTGTAAAACCCAAGACAACATTGTGACAGAATCACCAGGACGCCCCACCGCTCCGATGGTGCGCCACGACCCTACAGAGCCTCCGTCTGACACCTCCAATCACAAGGAGCCTTTGAATACAACAGGCGTTCTTAAACCCAATGTAGTTAGAAGGAATTACAAAAGCTACCAGTGTAGTGAATGCGGCAAAACCTTCTCCCACAATGCCGACCTTATTAAGCACTCCCGAGTCCACACCGGGGAGAGGCCATTTTTATGCATTgagtgtggaaaatgttttacccagaaatcagcTCTTGTTTACCACCAGAGGATCCACACGGGGGAGAGACCTTTTCTATGTTTCGACTGTGGCAAATGCTTCGCGCATAAATCGATTCTTGTCAATCACCGTAGAgttcatacaggggagaagccgtttccGTGCTCCGATTGTGGTAAATGTTTTGCTTATAAATCCTATCTCGTTGACCACCAAAGAACCCACACCGGAGTGAAGCCTCATCACTGCATGGAGTGCAGAAAATGCTTCACTCACAAGTCAGATCTCAATAGACATAAGAGGCTCCACAGCGGAGAGAAGCCGTTCTCCTGCTCCGTATGTGGGAAACGGTTTATACAAAGAGCAAATCTTGCCACGCACCAAAAAAGTCACACTGAGAAGTTGCCGTAA
- the LOC136588120 gene encoding oocyte zinc finger protein XlCOF8.4-like isoform X3 gives MEKEGRNVTKRILKITLEIIQLLTGETPCIFQRWSGTRSPVAVNDEKILELTNKIIELLTGEVPIRCEDATVYLSMEEWEYLEGHKDLYKDVMMEDHQTLISPDGSYDNSTVEGRLSPPCSQDGHEKLSDVPQEHEGAEAEGSINIKVEVKEGEETCMNNDDLCKKEEPPTYINMDGQYSSAEAWDPCLDLPQSCKTQDNIVTESPGRPTAPMVRHDPTEPPSDTSNHKEPLNTTGVLKPNVVRRNYKSYQCSECGKTFSHNADLIKHSRVHTGERPFLCIECGKCFTQKSALVYHQRIHTGERPFLCFDCGKCFAHKSILVNHRRVHTGEKPFPCSDCGKCFAYKSYLVDHQRTHTGVKPHHCMECRKCFTHKSDLNRHKRLHSGEKPFSCSVCGKRFIQRANLATHQKSHTEKLP, from the exons ATGGAGAAAGAAGGACGAAATGTAACAAAGAGGATCTTAAAAATCACTCTAGAGATCATCcagctgctgaccggagag ACTCCCTGTATCTTCCAACGATGGAGTGGAACCCGAAGCCCCGTCGCAGTCAATGATGAGAAGATCCTAGAGCTCACCAACAAAATCATcgagctgctgaccggagag GTCCCCATAAGGTGTGAGGATGCCACCGTCTATCtgtccatggaggagtgggagtatctagaaggacacaaggatctctacaaggacgtcatgatggaggaccaccagaccCTCATATCTCCAG ATGGATCCTATGACAATAGTACAGTAGAAGGACGTCTTAGTCCTCCGTGTTCCCAAGATGGTCATGAGAAACTGTCCGATGTCCCACAGGAACATGAAGGAGCCGAG GCTGAAGGTTCGATTAATATTAAAGTTGAAgtaaaagaaggagaagaaaccTGTATGAACAATGATGACTTATGTAAGAAGGAAGAGCCTCCTACTTATATCAATATGGATGGACAATACAGCAGCGCTGAGGCGTGGGACCCATGTCTGGATCTACCTCAGTCCTGTAAAACCCAAGACAACATTGTGACAGAATCACCAGGACGCCCCACCGCTCCGATGGTGCGCCACGACCCTACAGAGCCTCCGTCTGACACCTCCAATCACAAGGAGCCTTTGAATACAACAGGCGTTCTTAAACCCAATGTAGTTAGAAGGAATTACAAAAGCTACCAGTGTAGTGAATGCGGCAAAACCTTCTCCCACAATGCCGACCTTATTAAGCACTCCCGAGTCCACACCGGGGAGAGGCCATTTTTATGCATTgagtgtggaaaatgttttacccagaaatcagcTCTTGTTTACCACCAGAGGATCCACACGGGGGAGAGACCTTTTCTATGTTTCGACTGTGGCAAATGCTTCGCGCATAAATCGATTCTTGTCAATCACCGTAGAgttcatacaggggagaagccgtttccGTGCTCCGATTGTGGTAAATGTTTTGCTTATAAATCCTATCTCGTTGACCACCAAAGAACCCACACCGGAGTGAAGCCTCATCACTGCATGGAGTGCAGAAAATGCTTCACTCACAAGTCAGATCTCAATAGACATAAGAGGCTCCACAGCGGAGAGAAGCCGTTCTCCTGCTCCGTATGTGGGAAACGGTTTATACAAAGAGCAAATCTTGCCACGCACCAAAAAAGTCACACTGAGAAGTTGCCGTAA